CGTGCAGGTAATTGATCTGGCCAAGCAGTTCGAAGCCGACGGCGTGTCCTCGATCGTTTATACCGACATCGCCAAAGACGGCATGATGCAAGGCTGCAACGTGCCGTTCACCGCCGCGCTGGCTGCGGCCACGAAGATCCCGGTAATCGCTTCCGGCGGTATTCACAACCTCGGTGACATCAAGTCGCTGCTCGACGCCAAGGCGCCGGGCATCATCGGCGCAATCACCGGCCGGGCGATCTACGAAGGCACCCTCGATGTCGCCGAAGCGCAAGCTTTCTGCGATTCGTACCAAGGCTGAGGACTGACCATGGCGCTGGCCAAACGCATCATCCCTTGCCTGGACGTGGACAACGGCCGGGTCGTCAAAGGTGTGAAGTTCGAGAACATCCGCGATGCCGGCGACCCGGTGGAAATTGCCCGTCGCTATGACGAGCAGGGTGCCGACGAGATTACCTTTCTCGATATCACCGCCAGCGTCGATGGCCGCGATACCACGCTGCATACCGTCGAGCGTATGGCCAGCCAGGTGTTCATCCCGCTGACCGTCGGCGGTGGCGTGCGCACCGTGCAGGACATCCGCAATCTGCTCAATGCCGGTGCCGACAAGGTCTCGATCAACACCGCTGCGGTCTTCAATCCGGAGTTTGTAGGCGAAGCGGCGCAGCATTTCGGCTCGCAATGCATCGTCGTCGCCATCGACGCCAAGAAGGTTTCCGGTCCTGGCGAACCCCCGCGCTGGGAAATCTTCACTCATGGCGGGCGCAAGCCGACCGGCCTCGACGCGGTCGAGTGGGCGAAGAAGATGGAAGGCCTCGGCGCCGGTGAGATCCTGCTGACCAGCATGGACCAGGACGGCATGAAAAACGGTTTCGATCTCGGCGTGACCCGTGCCATCAGCGATGCGCTGGGCATTCCGGTGATTGCTTCCGGCGGCGTCGGGAATCTGCAACATCTGGCCGACGGTATCCTCGAAGGCCACGCCAGCGCAGTGTTGGCGGCGAGTATTTTCCACTTCGGCGAATACACCGTGCAGGAAGCCAAGGCATATATGGCCCATCGCGGAATTGTAATGCGCTAGCCAACCCCAAAAGCATACAGGCCAGTGGACAGCATGGCGTACCCAAGGCACTCTTGGGCACGCCATGGATTTCGGTAGCCCGACATGATCAAACGCCTGCTTCTTGTTCTCGCCAGCGCCTCGATGTTGCTCATCAACACGGCCCGCGCCGAGGACAGCCCCGACACCGATCTGGTGCTCCTCACCGAAAACTTCCCGCCGTACAACATGGCGAAGAACGGCAAGAACTTCGCCCAGGGCGAGAACATCAACGGTATTGCGACCGATATCGTGCGCGAGATGTTCCAGCGTGCCGGCCTCACCTACAGCCTGACGCTGCGCTTCCCATGGGAGCGGGTTTACAAGCTGGCGCTGGAAAATCCCGGTTACGGTGCGTTCGTGATGGCGCGTTTGCCGGATCGCGAAAAACTCTTCAAATGGGTCGGCCCGATCGGCCCCGACGACTGGATCCTGTTGGCCAGGGCCGACAGCAAGATCACCCTCGAAACCCTCAATGACGCGCGCAAGTACAAGGTTGGTGCCTATAAGGGCGATGCGATTGCCGAGACGCTGACCAAGCAAGGCTTGAAGCCGGTGGTGGTGCTGCGCGATCAAGACAATGCGAAGAAACTGGTCAGCGGGCAGATCGACCTGTGGGCAACGGGTGATCCTGCCGGCCGTTATCTGGCGCGGCAGGAGGGTGTGACCGGACTCAAGACCGTGTTGCGCTTCAACAGCGCGCAATTGTATCTGGCGCTGAACAAGGACGTTTCCGACGACGTCGTCGCCAAGCTGCAGGCGGCCCTCGATCAACTGCGCGAAGAAGGTGTAGTTGACGACATCATGGCGCGGTATCTATAGCGATCGGCAATTCTGGCTCTGATAGTGGAGCGATGATTTCGGTATCTGCCACGGGAGTTTCCGTAGCCAGTTCCACGGCAGGTTCTGGCACAGAAACCACAGCGACTTCTGGCTCGACCGGTGTGTACTGGCTGATGTGCAAGCTGCCGCCATCGGTATAGCTGAATACACTGGTCACCGACGTTCCGTCCGCGCGCAGCAGCTTGTAATCGCTCTGGATCAGGTAAACCGCCACGGATTTGTGTTTATCCACGACAGCCACTACGTCAATCGCTGCTGCGTTGAGCCAATCGTTCGAATGTATTTCGCACTGGGTGAAATCATGGCCCAGTCGCGCCGAGAACTTGAGCGCGTTGTTCAAGTTGCTTTGCCATTGGGCGCCAAACTCGACAGAGGTGGTATTGGTGAATGTCCGCAGGTTTGCTGTTCGTTGCGCTCGGGGCGTGGTCCACCTGAATTTCTGGACTTGGTTTTCGGTGTTGTAAGCATGACCGACGAGCACGTATCGATCAGTACGGTGCAAATGATAGAAGGGTGAGTGGCGTAGTTGCTCAATGCCGGAGTACCTCGGGTCTTTCATCGTGAACCACGGAAGAATGGCGATGTAAGCAGGTTCGTCCGAAGTGTCCAGAGGTGGCAGTGTTTCGCCGCAAAGGACTGGCGCCGTTGGTCGCGGATTAACTTCAAGCGTGATCTGCATGCGCAAGGAATAGGTGGGGAAATTTGCCGGTTTGGAGTAACCGCTCGAAGCAACGAAAACTCCCGGTGCCAAGTGGATTTCACCCTGTGCTGCGACGGGTGGAACAACACTCCAGGCAGTGACACTCTGCCGCGCACCGCTGCCCTTGTCGTTCCAGACGTGCTCGATGAGGCCTGAGGCGATGACGAGGTCCTCGCGGACACAACGAACAGCGTTTAAAGAAGGCTTTTCGTGGCTGCTCGAGCAAACCGATCCCAGTGCCACGTAGCCCTCGGGTGGTATCGGGCGCCAGATCGACAGATCTCTTTTTGATCCTGAGCCAGAGTCTTTCCAGATCAACTCGAAATCACGAGGTGGACGCAATGCCCAGCCTTTTCCCTGTACTGCGCTCGGTGTGCCCGCTTCGCAAGCCACCGCCACTATTGTTTTCCCGTTGATATTGCCGAGGCCGGCGGCTGCTACATCGCCCAAGGGAAAGTAACCAGGCAACATATCGGGGGCGGGAGTGGGGTGCCAGAAGGCAGCGGGTTTTGCCTGTGAACCGGTGGTATCCCACACGCGGAGAAATTCCGTTGTGAAATTGATCAGCAGGTTGTCGATTCTGATGGGTTCAATCCGCCCAAAGGGCGTCGAGATCGGGGTATAGGTCGTCATAGTCAGTCCAGATAGTTGAAGGCGACTCGAGGGAGTCGCGACCTGTTACAGGTCTCACTATCCGGAAGTGGGCCAGGTGTCTGGCGGTAACTATCTATGGGCAGTCGTGACCGGGTGTTACCGATACACGCCGTCTTTGCCATGACCCGCCATGGCGCGATTGCTGCGCACGCTGATCATCTGTTTGACGTCGATCCACTCGATGCCCTGCGCTTTGAGTTTTGGCAACTCGCGCTCAAGTACGGCCAAAGTTTGAGGATACGGGTGGCCGATCATGACGGCGGAACCCTGCTTGTGCGCCAGGCTGATCGCCGTCTGCAATTGGGTGAAAATCGCCGCTTCGGTGCGCTCGTCATCGAGAAATACATCCCGCGACACACTCGCCAGATCGATCTTCTGCGCCTGTTGCGCGGCAACGGTCTGCGCGCTGGTGCGGCTGTCGACGAAGAATTTATGGCGGCGCTGTAGCTCAGCCATCAACCAGGCCATCGCTACCGGTTGCGCGGTCATGCGGCTGCCCATGTGGTTATTGATGCCCGCGGTGTAGGGGACCATTTTGAACGCGGCGTTGAGGCGTTTTTCGAGTTCTTCGATGGGCAGTTCGGGGTGCCAGGCGAACGGGCCGGTGGCCGGGTCCATTGGCATGTGCAGGATGACGATCTTGCCGGCGCGATGGGCTTCGCGGGCAAATTCGGTGGCGTGCGGGGTGTCGGGCATGATCGCTGCGGTCACCGGGCCGGGCAGGGCCAGCACACGGCGATCCCGAGGCAGGCTCTGCCCCAGGTCGTCGATGATCAACGTCAGGTAGGCTTTGTGCGGCATTGGCTTGGCGGGCTCTGCGTGAGCAGTACCCGCCAGACAGCACAACAGGACGAAGAGGAACCGCAAACCCATCCTCAACGGCCGGAAGTGATGCTCAGACCTTTGAGCAGGCTCAGGGCCTGGGCCAACTGGTAATCATCATCCTGCGGCATCGCTTTGGCCTTGGTGCCAGAACCAGTCGGTTTGTCGGCGCCGCCGTTGCCATTGCCCAAGTGACCTTGCAGGTCGGCTTCCTTGAAGTAATCGCCGTCCGCCTCGTTGGTGATCTTCGCCTTGCGCACTTCGATGTCCGGGACGATGCCCTGCGCCTGGATCGAGCGACCGTTCGGCGTGAAGTAGAGCGCGGTGGTGATTTTCAGTGCGCGATCGTTGTTGAGCGGCAGCACGGTTTGCACCGAACCTTTGCCGAAACTGGTGGTGCCCATGACCACGGCGCGTTTCTGATCCTGCAACGCACCGGCGACGATTTCCGACGCCGAGGCGCTGCCACCGTTGATCAGCACGACCATCGGCACGGCTTCACTTTCGTCTTTGCCGGTGGCGGAGAAACGCAACTCGGAGTTGGCGATCCGGCCTTTGGTGTAGACGATCAGGCCTTTGGTGATGAAGTGGTCGACCACTTCCACCGCCGCTTGCAACACGCCGCCGGGGTTGTTGCGCAGGTCGAGAATGATGCCGTTGAGCTTCTTGCCGTTGTCCTTGCGCATCTTCGCCAGGGCCTTGGAGACCTCTTCACCGGTTTTGACCTGGAACTGGGTGATGCGGATGTAGCCGTAGCCCGACTCAAGCAACTGCGCCTTGACGCTCTTCACTTGAATCACGGCGCGCGCCAGAGTCACGTCGAACGGCGTGCCGCCGTCGCGCACCAGGGTCAGGGTGATCTTCTGGCCAATCTTGCCGCGCATCTTGTCGACGGCTTCGGTCATGGTCTGGCCGCGCGTCGGCGCGCCGTTGATCTTGACGATGAAGTCACCGGCCTGAATGCCGGCCTTCGACGCAGGCGTGTCGTCGATTGGCGAGACGACTTTGATGAAGCCGTCTTCGGCACCGACTTCAATGCCCAGACCGCCAAACTCGCCGCTGGTGCTTTCCTGCAGCTCGGTGAAATCTTCAGGACCCAGATAAGCGGAGTGCGGATCAAGGTTGCTGAGCATGCCCTTGATCGCGTTCTCCAGCAGGGTCTTGTCGTCCACCGGCTCGACATAGGCGGCTTTGATCCGGTCCATG
The sequence above is drawn from the Pseudomonas sp. FP2196 genome and encodes:
- a CDS encoding S41 family peptidase, whose translation is MLHLSRLTSLALTIALVIGAPLAFAAQPAPAVAPAGTAATSKAPLPLEELRTFAEVMDRIKAAYVEPVDDKTLLENAIKGMLSNLDPHSAYLGPEDFTELQESTSGEFGGLGIEVGAEDGFIKVVSPIDDTPASKAGIQAGDFIVKINGAPTRGQTMTEAVDKMRGKIGQKITLTLVRDGGTPFDVTLARAVIQVKSVKAQLLESGYGYIRITQFQVKTGEEVSKALAKMRKDNGKKLNGIILDLRNNPGGVLQAAVEVVDHFITKGLIVYTKGRIANSELRFSATGKDESEAVPMVVLINGGSASASEIVAGALQDQKRAVVMGTTSFGKGSVQTVLPLNNDRALKITTALYFTPNGRSIQAQGIVPDIEVRKAKITNEADGDYFKEADLQGHLGNGNGGADKPTGSGTKAKAMPQDDDYQLAQALSLLKGLSITSGR
- the hisF gene encoding imidazole glycerol phosphate synthase subunit HisF, whose translation is MALAKRIIPCLDVDNGRVVKGVKFENIRDAGDPVEIARRYDEQGADEITFLDITASVDGRDTTLHTVERMASQVFIPLTVGGGVRTVQDIRNLLNAGADKVSINTAAVFNPEFVGEAAQHFGSQCIVVAIDAKKVSGPGEPPRWEIFTHGGRKPTGLDAVEWAKKMEGLGAGEILLTSMDQDGMKNGFDLGVTRAISDALGIPVIASGGVGNLQHLADGILEGHASAVLAASIFHFGEYTVQEAKAYMAHRGIVMR
- a CDS encoding ABC transporter substrate-binding protein; the protein is MIKRLLLVLASASMLLINTARAEDSPDTDLVLLTENFPPYNMAKNGKNFAQGENINGIATDIVREMFQRAGLTYSLTLRFPWERVYKLALENPGYGAFVMARLPDREKLFKWVGPIGPDDWILLARADSKITLETLNDARKYKVGAYKGDAIAETLTKQGLKPVVVLRDQDNAKKLVSGQIDLWATGDPAGRYLARQEGVTGLKTVLRFNSAQLYLALNKDVSDDVVAKLQAALDQLREEGVVDDIMARYL
- a CDS encoding Vps62-related protein, which codes for MTTYTPISTPFGRIEPIRIDNLLINFTTEFLRVWDTTGSQAKPAAFWHPTPAPDMLPGYFPLGDVAAAGLGNINGKTIVAVACEAGTPSAVQGKGWALRPPRDFELIWKDSGSGSKRDLSIWRPIPPEGYVALGSVCSSSHEKPSLNAVRCVREDLVIASGLIEHVWNDKGSGARQSVTAWSVVPPVAAQGEIHLAPGVFVASSGYSKPANFPTYSLRMQITLEVNPRPTAPVLCGETLPPLDTSDEPAYIAILPWFTMKDPRYSGIEQLRHSPFYHLHRTDRYVLVGHAYNTENQVQKFRWTTPRAQRTANLRTFTNTTSVEFGAQWQSNLNNALKFSARLGHDFTQCEIHSNDWLNAAAIDVVAVVDKHKSVAVYLIQSDYKLLRADGTSVTSVFSYTDGGSLHISQYTPVEPEVAVVSVPEPAVELATETPVADTEIIAPLSEPELPIAIDTAP
- a CDS encoding divergent polysaccharide deacetylase family protein codes for the protein MGLRFLFVLLCCLAGTAHAEPAKPMPHKAYLTLIIDDLGQSLPRDRRVLALPGPVTAAIMPDTPHATEFAREAHRAGKIVILHMPMDPATGPFAWHPELPIEELEKRLNAAFKMVPYTAGINNHMGSRMTAQPVAMAWLMAELQRRHKFFVDSRTSAQTVAAQQAQKIDLASVSRDVFLDDERTEAAIFTQLQTAISLAHKQGSAVMIGHPYPQTLAVLERELPKLKAQGIEWIDVKQMISVRSNRAMAGHGKDGVYR